In one window of Nicotiana tabacum cultivar K326 chromosome 12, ASM71507v2, whole genome shotgun sequence DNA:
- the LOC142167153 gene encoding uncharacterized protein LOC142167153: MKGEKKPRHSREFSSTPSLGRDKPDAVASDFMIKGIISIRSRDALVLFDPGSTYSYVFSLFSPYLDFSRESLGSLVYLSTPVGDSVIVYRVYPSCVMTFRGYETRADLMLLDITDFEVILGMGWLSSCYAIFDCHATAITLAMMKFPRLQWRGTSISTSSQVITFLKARHMVENRCLAYLAYVRDIAVETPTIDSVLLGWELSIVIPSDLLGMPLERDIDFSIDLTPGIRPISIPPYRKSPKELKELKK; encoded by the exons ATGAAGGGGGAGAAGAAGCCTCGGCATTCTAGAGAATTCAGTAGCACCCCGTCTTTGGGaagag ACAAACCAGATGCAGTAGCATCTGACTTCATGATCAAAGGTATAATTTCTATCCGCAGTAGGGATGCTTTGGTACTATTCGACCCAgggtctacttattcctatgtgttttCTCTATTTTCCCCATATCTGGATTtctctcgtgagtccttgggttcTCTTGTATATTTGTccacaccagtgggtgattctgttattgtgtATCGGGTTTACCCATCCTGTGTTATGACTTTCCGTGGTTATGAGACCAGAGCAGATCTTATGTTGCTTGATAttaccgactttgaggtcatcctaggcatgggCTGGTTGTCTTCATGCTATGCCATCTTTGATTGTCATGCCACGGCTATTACCTTGGCGATGATGAAGTTTCCTAGATTGCAGTGGAGGGGTACATCTATCAGTACATCTAGTCAGGTTATCactttcttgaaggctcgacatatggtcgagaatcGTTGTTTGGcctatctagcttatgttcgggatattGCCGTAGAGACTCCCACGATTGATTCAGTACTCCTGGGGTGGGAGCTCTCCATTGTTATACCTTCTGACCTACTAGGAATGCCACTAGAGCGTGATAtagatttcagtattgatttgacACCAGGCATCAGGCCTATCTCTATACCACCGTATCGAAAGTCtccgaaggagttgaaggagttgaagaaatAG